In a single window of the Candidatus Atribacteria bacterium ADurb.Bin276 genome:
- a CDS encoding antiporter inner membrane protein produces MFGIVHIRPLVSEAGIFPVETEKYKIQVISINLLLERPDQPVIWRGPLLSKAIQDFWNEVLWSNLDFLILDMPPGTGDVPLTVLQSMPLDGTVIVSSPQDLAFMIVKKAIHMVQQLQKPVLGLVENMSYIQCPKCQEIIYPFGQPKGKDISTQLQIPFLGELPIDPVLSEYCDAGKIEEYENPEVKKIVDKLLVGFS; encoded by the coding sequence ATGTTTGGGATTGTTCATATCCGACCCCTGGTCTCAGAAGCTGGAATATTTCCAGTGGAAACTGAAAAATATAAAATACAGGTTATCTCCATCAACCTTTTATTGGAAAGGCCAGACCAACCAGTTATATGGCGTGGGCCACTTCTGAGCAAGGCCATCCAGGACTTTTGGAATGAGGTACTTTGGTCTAATTTGGATTTTCTTATCCTTGATATGCCGCCGGGAACTGGCGATGTTCCACTTACTGTTTTACAAAGTATGCCGTTGGATGGAACAGTGATTGTTTCTTCCCCTCAAGACCTGGCTTTTATGATTGTTAAAAAAGCTATTCATATGGTTCAACAACTGCAAAAGCCGGTGTTAGGATTAGTGGAAAATATGAGTTACATTCAATGTCCAAAATGTCAGGAAATCATTTATCCTTTTGGACAACCCAAAGGGAAGGATATCAGCACTCAGCTGCAGATTCCATTTTTAGGTGAGCTTCCAATTGATCCCGTTCTTTCAGAGTATTGCGACGCTGGAAAGATTGAAGAATATGAAAATCCAGAGGTAAAAAAGATAGTAGACAAGTTATTAGTTGGTTTTTCCTGA
- a CDS encoding Xylose isomerase-like TIM barrel: protein MKKAIITDQIDMDFDKAVFQAYKWGFQYLEIHSLWGKTIEDLTHDEVDRMAQTINKYHLRVSCLSSTLFLMCPLYHDVSSLEKFSDSFLTYDDTYENHLNKLEWCIDIGKRISADCIRIFPFRIEKEKVPTRAIQLISDIADKLTKPVQIAEKNQIPLVIENCPFSYLPRGTMTFHLTSTMKNHYLRLLWDVGNSYRSMEFDWVKEYSDAPLVDEYEIIKSHLFNLHIKDFEHKNGTYQLSVLGNGDIPYQEIFKQMKADHYAKYLSLEPELDREGVIQSIDFLKKFTG, encoded by the coding sequence ATGAAAAAAGCTATAATTACGGATCAGATCGACATGGATTTTGATAAGGCGGTATTTCAGGCATATAAATGGGGTTTTCAGTATCTTGAAATCCACTCATTATGGGGAAAAACCATAGAAGACCTCACTCATGATGAAGTGGATCGAATGGCACAGACCATTAATAAATATCATCTTCGGGTTTCTTGCTTGTCCAGCACCTTATTTTTAATGTGTCCTCTTTACCACGATGTTTCAAGTCTTGAAAAATTTAGTGACAGTTTTTTGACCTATGATGATACCTACGAAAATCATCTCAATAAATTAGAATGGTGTATTGATATTGGAAAAAGAATCAGTGCCGATTGCATTCGAATATTTCCTTTCCGAATCGAAAAGGAAAAAGTACCTACCCGAGCGATTCAGCTTATATCTGACATTGCAGACAAACTCACCAAACCAGTGCAAATTGCGGAAAAAAATCAAATACCATTGGTTATAGAAAATTGTCCTTTTTCTTATTTACCTCGTGGTACAATGACTTTTCATTTAACCAGTACCATGAAAAACCATTACTTAAGATTACTCTGGGATGTGGGGAATAGTTATCGTTCTATGGAGTTTGATTGGGTAAAAGAATACTCCGATGCTCCCTTAGTCGACGAATATGAAATTATTAAATCTCACCTTTTTAATTTGCATATCAAGGATTTCGAACATAAAAATGGCACGTATCAACTGTCAGTTTTGGGGAATGGGGATATCCCTTATCAAGAAATATTTAAACAAATGAAAGCTGATCATTATGCAAAGTACCTGTCATTAGAACCGGAGCTTGATCGTGAAGGGGTCATACAAAGTATTGATTTTTTAAAAAAATTTACCGGATAG